Part of the Helicobacter bilis genome is shown below.
TCTTTCAGTCAATAATGACCCCGGAAAGATTCCAACATATATAGGCTATACGCTTTTAATTCTAGGGGCTTTATGGCTTTTATTTGACAATGACTCTCGCTTTAGAAAGTTAAGCAATTATGTAAAATCGCAAAAGGTATTAAGCATTGCTTTTATTTTCTGCGGATTAGCCTTATTTCAACTAAGCACACCTTTATATGCAAATGCAGAATCTAAGAATATAGAATCTGATACAAGCAAATTCTCACAAGAATTACCCCGCAAAAAATCGCTAGATAGTGTTAATAGTGAGAAAAAATCACATTTAGACAAGCAGCTAAGGGAAAAATATATACAAGCAAATGAAGATTTCATAGCACATATTGCAACAAGCAAAGAAAGTGCAGAAAAAATAGCCCCCATTTTTGCAGATATGAGCGATGAAGCTATAAGAGAGAGAATAGAGGGGCTCAAAAAAATCCCTAATAAGACTTTAAAGCGTTTTGCAAAGATACAGATACAAGGCTTTGATGGGCGTATTAAACTGCTTGATACTTATAGTGATGAGATTATGCGAAAAGTTACAGGTAAAAAAGAGTTTAAGGGCTTAAAGCATAATCAGTTTTTACTAGGACTTATGACTATGCCAGAGGATATGGCAAAGCTAAGGTTAATCAAAGTAACAAATAAAGAAATACTTGATATTTTGGGCGTTAGAGATAGCTATGTATCGTTTGAAGATTTATTTCACAAAGATAGATTAAACGATGTATATGCCTTTAGTATATCGCCTAATGCAGAGAGATTGGAGAAGTTTGAGAAAGCATATAAGCTTTATCATTTTGTAAATACGGCACTTAAAAAAAGAGATTCTGAACGCAATGAGTTTGATAAGCAAATCTTAAGATTGCATGAGAAAATGGACTTGCTTATGCCATTTTCAATATGGCATTATTTGCGACTAATTCCAGCAGATGGCGACTCGTGGATACCTTTTGGTAATCCAAATATGCTTGATATAGCACAAATTCAGCAAAGTAATCCAGAGGATAGAAAAGAGCTAACACTGCTTGTCTATTTCTTAGAAGATTTTCGTTTGCAAACACGCGTAGGTGTTGCTTTAGGTGAATGGGAGAAGTTAAATGAAACACTTCTCTTTTACAATCGCTATCAAGCCCTTGTAGGTGGTAGCTTGTATCTTAATCCCACGCTTGTAGAATCTGAACTTTTTCTCAATAAAACAGATGTGTTTCCAGTATCACAATACTTTTATTTAGCACTTGGCATGTTATTATTTTTCATAGCTTTTATTGCGATTTTGAGTAATAAACAGATTCCAAAATGGCTTGGCAAAACTTGCTATATCTTGCTTTTTTGTGTGTTTGTCGCACATACTTTAGGACTTATTTTGCGTTGGTATGTCGGCGGACATGCTCCATGGAGTAATGCCTATGAATCTATGCTCTATATCGCATGGGCTAGTGCTTTATCAGGTGTTATTATCTTGCGTAAGTCTTATTTTGCTATGTGTGGGGCTAGCTTTCTTGCGGGTATGGCTCTAATGGTAGCACATTGGGGCTTTATGGACCCACAAATTGGCAATCTTCAGCCCGTCTTACAATCATATTGGCTTAATATCCATGTTGCAGTAATTGTAGCAAGTTATGGCTTCTTAGGACTTTCTTTTATGCTTGGCATTACAAATCTTATCCTTTTTATCTTCCGTAATCAGCAGAAAAGACCACAAGTAGATTCTGCCATTCTTGCCTTAAGTGCGATCAGTGAGATGAGTATGATTATTGGGATATTAATGCTTGTTGTTGGCACATTCTTAGGTGGTGTATGGGCGAATGAATCTTGGGGTAGATATTGGGGTTGGGATTCTAAAGAGACTTGGTCGCTTGTCTCTGTTGGCGTGTATGCGTGTGTGCTGCATGTGCGATTATTAAAACCGCTTTATTTGCCTTATATTTATAATGTCCTTGCAGTGCTTGCTTTCTCTAGCATTTTGATGACATATTTTGGGGTGAATTTCTATCTTGGCACAGGTATGCACGCTTACGCTCAAGGTGAGGGTGATAGTGTAAATAGGCTTATTTTCATTTCATTGGCATTAATTTTTATATTAGTCTCTTTAGCTTTTATGAAAAGAAAATTGCTTCATACAAAAGAGACACATTAATATTAAAAGGGTAGGGCATGATAGAGATTCTAGGAATAGCTTCTGATATTGCAGGGGGGAAGCTTGGCTCAGCAAAAGGTGTTGCGTTGCTATGTGAGTATATGAGAGAGAAGAATCTTGCTATTTTGCATGATAAAAATTATCTCTCTTTAGATAGTAGCACAATCCCACCAGCAAAAAAAGATGACTATACAAAGCATATTGATGTATTGTATGATTTTTTTAAAGATAAAGTCGCTAAAAGGGCTGAAGGGATTATTTGTGAGAATAATTTCCCATTTATTATTAGTGGGGATCACTCAAGTGCATTGGCAGTAGCACAAGGCATTCAAAATGCGCTACCAGATGAGAGAATAGGCATAATTTGGATTGACGCACATGCAGACATTCACACGCCTTTTAGCACTTTTAGCGGTAATTTGCATGGTATGCCCTTAGCCGCCATCATAGGACATAAAGCCCCAAATAAAAACACACTCACACAATCACAAGAAGAATCTTGGGAAAAGTTAATGAATATTTCAAAAGATTCTATACAACCAGAAAATATCGTGTATTGCGGTATTAGAAGCTTAGAGAAAGCAGAACAAGATGTTATAGATTCTAAAAATATATGTGTCTTTAGTGTGGAATCTTTACAAAAGGGCAGGGCAGACTGCATAGAAAAGATGAAAGAAGTCTTAACTCAAAGCACAAAGATTTATGTGAGTGTAGATATAGATGTGCTTGATTGCAGTGAGTTTCAAAGCACAGGTTGCAACGAGCCAAATGGGCTGTATATGCAAGAGCTAATCATGCTTACTAAAGATATTATAGAATCTTTTTCACATAAAATCATCGCCTTTGAGCTGAGTGAATTTAACCCAACCTTAGGCAACACAAAAGAACAAGACAAAGCCGCAGTATGCAACTTTTTACATGAGGTTATAGAATCTTTAACAAATAATGTTGTATTGCAAAGATAGTATATGCATCTAGCATTGATGACATCACATAAATTTTATGACTCTGCAGAAAGTGTTAATAAAAAGATTGTGAAAGTATCTTTGAGTAAAATTTAGAAGTGCCTAAAAGGTATAACTGGATCAGACATTACAGAATCTGTAAAAATCACCAGCTTAACCTGCAAAAGAGATAATACTTTATTTCTCATTTTATCAAGTAAATTTCACCACAAAATCTACTTGCTGCAGACTAACAAGATTCTAAAAAGCATAATTTAAATGATACTAAAAACTTTTTGCTACACTTCTAGGTTTATAAACACAACTTAAGGAAATGATATGGTAGAGCGATACGCAAGAGAAGAGATGAAAAAGCTATGGGATATGAATGCCAAGTATTCCGCGTGGTTAGAGGTAGAAAAGGCATTAGTTAGAGGGTGGAATAAGCTAGGGCTAATCCCTGATAGCGATTGTGAAAAGATATGTAAAAACGCGAAATTTGACATCGCTAGGATTGATGAGATTGAAGCGGTTACCAAACACGACTTAATCGCTTTTACCACTTCTGTGGCGGAGAGCTTGGGTGAAGAGAGCCGATGGGTGCATTATGGGATCACTTCTAGCGATTGCATAGATACCGCTGTGGCACTGCAAATGCGAGATAGCTTAAAGATTATTTTAGATGATATAAGGCAAGTGAGAGAAGCGATAAAGACAAGGGCTTATCAGCATAAAGACACGCTAATGGTAGGGCGAAGCCACGGAATCCACGGAGAGCCTATCACCTTTGGGCTAGTTTTAGCGATTTGGTATGATGAGCTAGGGCGACATTTAAAGGCGTTAGAATCTACGCTTGAAGTCATCTCTGTGGGGCAGCTAAGCGGGGCTATGGGGAATCTCGCCCATACGCCTATGGAGCTAGAAACGCTAGTGTGCAAAGAGCTAGGGCTAAAACCAGCCCCTGTGAGTAATCAAGTGATACAAAGGGATAGATACGCTAGGCTTATGAGTGATTTAGCCCTTTTGGCTAGTAGCTGTGAGAAAATCGCTGTGGAAGTGCGACACCTGCAACGCACAGAAGTCTATGAAGCAGAAGAGTATTTTGAATCTGGGCAGAAGGGAAGCTCGGCTATGCCGCATAAGCGAAACCCGGTTTTGAGTGAAAACATCACAGGACTTTGCAGAATGATACGCGCTTATGCCCTGCCCGCAATGGAGAATGTAGCACTATGGCACGAGCGAGACATCAGCCATAGTAGCGTGGAGCGATTTATCCTGCCAGATAGCTTTATCACCACAGATTTTATGCTAATGCGTTTAAAAGGACTGCTTGAAAAGCTAGTGGTCTATCCAAAAAATATGATGAAAAATCTCAACCTTACAGGTGGGCTTGTGTTTTCACAGCGAATCTTACTAGAGCTACCTAAAAAAGGCGTATCACGCGAAGACGCCTATAAAATCGTGCAAAGAAATGCGATGAAAGTGTGGGGTGATTTGCAAGGGGGGAAAAGTGCGTTAAACGATAAGGGCGAGAGCTTATATTTGCAATATCTTTTAGCGGATAGCGAACTTGTAGGACTTATCGGTGAAGCAGCAATCCGCGAATGTTTTGAGTTTAGCTACTACACAAAAAATGTAGATTCTATCTTTAAAAGGGTGTTTGGGTAAATAAGGGAAGTGATTTGCAGATAGTAATTTAGCAAGTTAGATTCTGTTTTGAATGGTTTATTAATTTTATTTATGAAGGCGTTTAATGATTACACAGCAAAATTTAAAAGAAGTGTTAGAGATTTTGGGATTTGAAGCTCTCTCTACGGGGGACAAAAAGCTAGATTCTAAAAGTCTAGAATCTAAACAAGCAAATATCTACACAAAGACCATAAACTCCTACATAATGCAAGTAGATTTTACCAATCAAAAGCTTATCTATCCACAAGGCATAAAAATCAATGACACCACGACTTCAAACTTCTCTCACCCTGAAAATTTTGTCGTTTTTGAATGTGTGCATAGATTATTAGAAAAAGGCTATAAGGCAGAGTCGCTAGAATTAGAGAAAAAATGGCGATTGGGCGGAGAACTAAAAGGTGGTAAAGCTGATATTTTAGTGCGTGATAACCAAGACAACACTTATCTCATTATAGAATGTAAAACCACACAAGAAAACAATAAAACTAAAAGCGAATTTAGCAAAGAATGGGAGAGAATGCAAAATAACGGCGGACAGCTTTTTAGCTATTTTCAGCAAGAAAAAGCTACAAAATTCCTGTGCCTTTACACTAGCGATTTAGAAAAGCACGACCAAGAATCTAAAAGTATCAAATATCAAAATTACATTATCCAAGCCTTTGATAATGATGAATATTTGCAAGAAAACGATATAGAAAAATCTTACAAAAAAGCAAGCAATAACACTGAACTTTTTGCAGTATGGAAAGAGAGCTATAAACTACAATCTTTCACACAAGGCATTTTTGAAAATGATGTTAATGCTTATAGGATTTTAGAAACAATCCTAACTTTTGACAAGCTACAAGAGCTAAAAGAAGAGGGTAAATACCACGAGTTTGCCAAGATTTTACGCAAACACAACATTTCAGGCAAGGAAAATGCCTTTGACAAACTTGTAAATATCTTTCTTTGTAAAATCTATGATGAAAGCTTTAATAAAAACAATCTTAAATTTGGCTATTTTGGCGTTATGGCAGATACTTATGCCAATATGCAAGATAGGCTAATGCTCCTTTACAAAGAAGCGATGAGTGAGTTTTTAGGCGAAGAAATTACCTTTGTCTCTAATGATGATATAGAAAAAGCCTTTAAAAAACTCCACGCAACAGATTTAAAAGCACAAATACAAAAGCATATCAAAGAGTTGAAATTCTACTCCAACAATGACTTTGCCTTTTTAGAAGTGCATAATAAAGAGCTGTTTTTACAAAATGCCATAGTGTTAAAAGAAATCATCGAGCTTTTTTCTCCCTACAAACTCACGCAAAATTCCACCAATCAATTCTTAGGCAATCTTTTTGAGCTTTTTTTACAAAAGGGTATGAAGCAAGATGAAGGGCAGTTTTTCACCCCGATTCAAATTTGTGAATTTATTATGTATGCCTTACCGCTAGATTCTATGGCAAAGGCTTCTAAACCCTTAAAAGTGCTTGACTTTGCTTGTGGGGCGGGACATTTTCTAAACACTTATGCAAACGAGCTTAAACGCTACGCCACGCAGGATTTACAAGAGCATTACAAACAAATTTATGGCATTGAGAAAGAATACCGCCTAAGTAAAGTGGCAAAAGTCTCCTCTGCAATGTATGGACAAAATGAAATCAATATCCTTTATGCAGACGCCCTTGCCACACACGAGCTAGAAAATCCCAAAACAGATAAAGGCAACAAGCAAAAGCCTCAAATCAATAACCACAGCTTTGATTTACTTATCGCTAATCCCCCTTATTCTGTCAAGGGCTTTTTAGAGACCTTAAGTGCTAAATCCAAAAAAACCTACACGCTTTTTACTAATGAGATAAATATAGAGACAAACAACGCCATTGAATGCTTTTTTATAGAGAGAGCAAACCAGCTTTTAAGAGACAATGCCAAAGCCGCCATTATCCTGCCAAGCTCTATTTTAAACAAAGATGGCATTTATAAAAGCACAAGAGAGATATTGCTTATCAATTTTGACTTTATCGCTATCGTGGAGCTAGGCAGCGGGACTTTTGGAGCGACAGGCACAAATACCATTATTTTATTCTTACGCAAAAAGGAAAATTTCACACCAGAAAACACAACCATTTCACAAGATTATAGCAATATCAAAAACTACATAGAAAGCGGACATTTATCACAAAATGAGCCTTATAAAGACTACATAAACGCCTTTAATGCGTATTGTGATTTTAGGGGCTTTGATAAAGGGGAGTATGAGAGCTTTTTAAATGGAAGTTTAGAATCTCAACCAAATGGGTGGGCTGCGGGGTTTAGGGCGCAAAATACTAAAAATACAACACAGCTTTTAGAGCTAGAAGCCTTTAAAGAATACCACGCTGCCTTTAAAGAAACAAGTGAGTATAAAAAGCTGCTAGATTCTAAAGCCTATAAAGATTCTAAAGACAAAGACGCCTTAGCACACAACGCCTTTTTAGCCTACGCAAGAGCGATAGAAAAAGATAAATTACTCTATTTCTCTCTAAGTCGCAACCAAGCCCCTATCATCATCAAAGCCCCAAGTGATAGCAAAGAGCAGAAAAGATTCTTAGGCTATGAGTGGAGTAATCGCAAAGGCGATGAAGGCTTAAAAGAGCTACATAGCCCCTATCTAAGCCCACTTTTTGAAAGGGATAATCCGCATAATCCAAACAAACTAGCCTACCTTGTCCGCCAAGCGTTTTTAGAATCTACTGCTTATGGCAATCATACCGACTCCGCTACTTATCATACTGACCCTTCCCCTTGTCATACTGAGCGTAGCGAAGTATCTAGTAATACAGAATCTAAGCTAGATTTTTCGCTTAACGCTCAAAGCGAAGCTTCTTTAGAAAATGACAAGCAAATAGAATCCAATCCTATCCCACAAGACTTAAGCCCCTATGCTTTTAAAGCAAAACTCATAGATATGCTAGACTTTAGCAAAGTAGATTTTAATAAGGCTATAAGCTTAAATCCTATCAATTCACAAGGCGAGTTTAACGCACAGAATCCTTTTGAAAATTGTAAATTTGAGTTGGTGAAGTTAGGGGAAGTGTGTGAAATTTTAATCGGCGGAACTCCAACAAGAAGTAATTATAGTTATTTTCAAGGTAATAACTTATGGGTTTCAATAGCCGAAATGAACGGACAGGTTATCACAAATACAAAAGAAAAAATCACCGATGAAGCAATTAAAAAATCAAATGTAAAGCTTATACCCAAAGGCACAACACTTTTAAGTTTTAAGTTAAGTATAGGTAAAACTGCTATTGCTGGAAAAGATTTATACACAAATGAAGCAATAGCTGGACTTATACCAAAAGATAAGTTGAAAATTTTAGATAAATACTTGTTTTGGGTTTTTGAAAGCAAAATATTAAATCTAAATTCTATTAGAGGCAATAACGCATTTGGAAAAAGTCTAAATAGCACAATTTTAAAAGAGCAAGTGAAAATCCCCTTGCCGCCTTTAGAGATTCAAAAGCAAATCGTAGCAGAATGTGAAAAAGTAGAAGAGCAGTATAACACCATAAGAGCAGTCATAGAAAAACACCAAGAGTTAATAAGAGCGATTTTAGTCAAATGCGGCATTGTAGATTCTAGCGAGAGCAGTAGAGACTTCATCACTTCCTTACTAGATTCTATACAAGAGCTAGAATCTAAACTAGATTTTGACCTTTTAGCTAATTATACCGACCCAACCACTTATCCTACCAACTCCGCTACTTGTCATACTGAGCCTTTAGGCGAAGTATCTACAAATACAGAATCTAGAACAAGATTTTTCGCTACCACTCAAAACGACAATAAAACTAGCAAAGATACTTCGCATTCAAAACCCTTCAGTATGACAAACACAAATGACTTAAAAGCCCTTTTAGATTCTATCCCTATCCCACCAAAACACGGCTGGGAAAGGGTAAGGCTAGGCGATATATCAATAAAAATTACAAAAGGCACGACACCCACGACAATAGGCTTTTCATTTTTAGATAAGGGAATAAACTTTGTGAAAGTTGAAAGTATTGCAGAATCTGGAGCGTTTATTCCACATAAAATGGCTTATATTTCCAAAGAGTGTTACGATAAACTAGAACGCTCACAATTACAAGAAAATGATATTTTATTTTCAATAGCAGGTGCTTTAGGTAGAGTTGCGGTTGTAACAAAAGAAATTTTACCAGCTAACACTAATCAGGCGTTAGCGATTGTGCGATTGAAGCCAAATGTAAATAAAACCCATTTTATTAGAGTGGCTTTACATACAAATGATATAGAAAAACAAATTGATAGTTTTAAAAAGGGGATAGCACAGCAGAACTTATCGCTAGAACAAGTTGAAAATCTCAAAATCCCACTCCCACCCCTTGAAGCACAAGAAAAAATCGTAAGTGCTATTGATAGCGTAGAATCTCAAATCAAAAGAATAGATTCTAAGCTTGAAATTTTAGAAACAAGAAAGACAGAGATTTTGAGCAATGCCTTGAATGCTAATAACGAGAGAGAGAGAGAACAGGCAGAGCTTAAAGAAATCTTAAGCGAGATAGAATCTCTGCTTTCACAAAGAAAGACCTTACAACGCTTCATTACAAAAATCTTACAAAAAGCAGGACTTACTCAAAGCTTACATTCCTTGCTAGATTCTCTCCCCACCCCATCAACACAAGGCTATCCACAATATCGCCTAAATGATAAAAGCAAATTTAGCCTACAAATTGGTAAGCGAGTGCTAGATAGTGAGCTAAACCCACAAGGGCAAATCCCTGTTTTTAGTGCAAATGTCAAAAAGCCTTTTGGATTTA
Proteins encoded:
- the ccsA gene encoding cytochrome c biogenesis protein CcsA codes for the protein MAKLSVLFKALLNNLFASMPLSIFLMVLYAASIGWATFVEKEYGSIVAHDVIYASWWFELLNAWLGLSLFGCMLKSVKYNGFKVSVHTFHFALIVIIMGAGITRYYGFEGNMVLEDGGSSSFIESRDNFLNVLVSNDVGENGTQSDILPLDSFKKGYDISLSPYVRFSKFSLDTKEAFDKPLSIKSVSIINYSLSSLFEQAKNENREIDPKEIDAKKRENHYLAKFEVTYDGITHTMLLSNRGERAIARFGNRFITLSWGPKFIQLPFELKLDKFEVINYPGSQMPSSFASYVRVIDETYGEYPFKIFMNNVLDYKGYRFFQSEYRVKRDEEGKEMHDENGMPLYAATILSVNNDPGKIPTYIGYTLLILGALWLLFDNDSRFRKLSNYVKSQKVLSIAFIFCGLALFQLSTPLYANAESKNIESDTSKFSQELPRKKSLDSVNSEKKSHLDKQLREKYIQANEDFIAHIATSKESAEKIAPIFADMSDEAIRERIEGLKKIPNKTLKRFAKIQIQGFDGRIKLLDTYSDEIMRKVTGKKEFKGLKHNQFLLGLMTMPEDMAKLRLIKVTNKEILDILGVRDSYVSFEDLFHKDRLNDVYAFSISPNAERLEKFEKAYKLYHFVNTALKKRDSERNEFDKQILRLHEKMDLLMPFSIWHYLRLIPADGDSWIPFGNPNMLDIAQIQQSNPEDRKELTLLVYFLEDFRLQTRVGVALGEWEKLNETLLFYNRYQALVGGSLYLNPTLVESELFLNKTDVFPVSQYFYLALGMLLFFIAFIAILSNKQIPKWLGKTCYILLFCVFVAHTLGLILRWYVGGHAPWSNAYESMLYIAWASALSGVIILRKSYFAMCGASFLAGMALMVAHWGFMDPQIGNLQPVLQSYWLNIHVAVIVASYGFLGLSFMLGITNLILFIFRNQQKRPQVDSAILALSAISEMSMIIGILMLVVGTFLGGVWANESWGRYWGWDSKETWSLVSVGVYACVLHVRLLKPLYLPYIYNVLAVLAFSSILMTYFGVNFYLGTGMHAYAQGEGDSVNRLIFISLALIFILVSLAFMKRKLLHTKETH
- a CDS encoding arginase produces the protein MIEILGIASDIAGGKLGSAKGVALLCEYMREKNLAILHDKNYLSLDSSTIPPAKKDDYTKHIDVLYDFFKDKVAKRAEGIICENNFPFIISGDHSSALAVAQGIQNALPDERIGIIWIDAHADIHTPFSTFSGNLHGMPLAAIIGHKAPNKNTLTQSQEESWEKLMNISKDSIQPENIVYCGIRSLEKAEQDVIDSKNICVFSVESLQKGRADCIEKMKEVLTQSTKIYVSVDIDVLDCSEFQSTGCNEPNGLYMQELIMLTKDIIESFSHKIIAFELSEFNPTLGNTKEQDKAAVCNFLHEVIESLTNNVVLQR
- the purB gene encoding adenylosuccinate lyase, giving the protein MVERYAREEMKKLWDMNAKYSAWLEVEKALVRGWNKLGLIPDSDCEKICKNAKFDIARIDEIEAVTKHDLIAFTTSVAESLGEESRWVHYGITSSDCIDTAVALQMRDSLKIILDDIRQVREAIKTRAYQHKDTLMVGRSHGIHGEPITFGLVLAIWYDELGRHLKALESTLEVISVGQLSGAMGNLAHTPMELETLVCKELGLKPAPVSNQVIQRDRYARLMSDLALLASSCEKIAVEVRHLQRTEVYEAEEYFESGQKGSSAMPHKRNPVLSENITGLCRMIRAYALPAMENVALWHERDISHSSVERFILPDSFITTDFMLMRLKGLLEKLVVYPKNMMKNLNLTGGLVFSQRILLELPKKGVSREDAYKIVQRNAMKVWGDLQGGKSALNDKGESLYLQYLLADSELVGLIGEAAIRECFEFSYYTKNVDSIFKRVFG
- a CDS encoding restriction endonuclease subunit S, giving the protein MLDFSKVDFNKAISLNPINSQGEFNAQNPFENCKFELVKLGEVCEILIGGTPTRSNYSYFQGNNLWVSIAEMNGQVITNTKEKITDEAIKKSNVKLIPKGTTLLSFKLSIGKTAIAGKDLYTNEAIAGLIPKDKLKILDKYLFWVFESKILNLNSIRGNNAFGKSLNSTILKEQVKIPLPPLEIQKQIVAECEKVEEQYNTIRAVIEKHQELIRAILVKCGIVDSSESSRDFITSLLDSIQELESKLDFDLLANYTDPTTYPTNSATCHTEPLGEVSTNTESRTRFFATTQNDNKTSKDTSHSKPFSMTNTNDLKALLDSIPIPPKHGWERVRLGDISIKITKGTTPTTIGFSFLDKGINFVKVESIAESGAFIPHKMAYISKECYDKLERSQLQENDILFSIAGALGRVAVVTKEILPANTNQALAIVRLKPNVNKTHFIRVALHTNDIEKQIDSFKKGIAQQNLSLEQVENLKIPLPPLEAQEKIVSAIDSVESQIKRIDSKLEILETRKTEILSNALNANNEREREQAELKEILSEIESLLSQRKTLQRFITKILQKAGLTQSLHSLLDSLPTPSTQGYPQYRLNDKSKFSLQIGKRVLDSELNPQGQIPVFSANVKKPFGFIDKELLKDYEKDSVLWGIDGDWMVGFIPKNTPFYPTDHCGVLQVNDKDIKAKIVSFLLDEAGKKAGFSRNLRASIERIGNVKIPLPPIEEQEKIISVIESVENKITLFKEQSQTFEDRKMQVLKSFLVTGSAV